One genomic window of Paenibacillus xylanilyticus includes the following:
- a CDS encoding RNA polymerase sigma factor, protein MDPTDLVNQAIQGDRDAFIRLIREIENSLYNTAKSMLRKEEDVADAIQETILKAYKSMPTLREPQYFKTWMFRILINECNTMLSRRSLSTSYAEVPAKQEVSSPYDEVDMREAVDRLEESKRIVIVLHYFEDLTLRQVADTLNISESAVKMRLSRARQELYQKFKNFREVKLHVEPI, encoded by the coding sequence ATGGACCCGACCGATCTCGTCAACCAAGCCATTCAGGGAGATCGTGACGCCTTTATCAGGCTCATCCGAGAAATTGAAAATTCCCTATACAATACAGCAAAATCCATGCTGCGAAAAGAGGAGGACGTGGCGGATGCCATTCAGGAGACAATCCTGAAAGCTTATAAATCCATGCCTACGCTTCGTGAACCCCAGTATTTCAAGACCTGGATGTTCCGCATCCTCATTAACGAATGTAATACCATGCTCTCCCGTCGCTCCCTCTCCACATCCTATGCAGAGGTGCCTGCCAAGCAGGAAGTATCCAGTCCCTACGACGAGGTAGATATGAGAGAAGCAGTTGATCGACTGGAAGAATCAAAACGAATTGTCATTGTGCTGCATTATTTTGAGGATCTAACCCTGCGTCAGGTAGCGGATACGCTGAATATATCCGAGAGTGCGGTAAAAATGAGACTTAGCCGGGCACGGCAGGAACTATACCAAAAATTCAAAAACTTTCGGGAGGTAAAATTGCATGTCGAACCCATTTAA